A part of Antechinus flavipes isolate AdamAnt ecotype Samford, QLD, Australia chromosome 6, AdamAnt_v2, whole genome shotgun sequence genomic DNA contains:
- the RBM14 gene encoding RNA-binding protein 14 isoform X4 codes for MKIFVGNVDGADTTPEELAALFSRFGTVMSCAVMKQFAFVHVREAAGALRAIEALHGHELRPGRALVVEMSRPRPLNTWKIFVGNVSAACTSQELRSLFERHGPVIECDVVKDYAFVHMEKEADAKAAIEQLNGKEVKGKRINVELSIKGDGRVS; via the exons ATGAAGATCTTTGTGGGGAACGTAGATGGGGCGGACACGACCCCGGAGGAGCTCGCGGCCCTCTTCTCGCGCTTCGGCACCGTCATGAGCTGCGCCGTCATGAAGCAGTTCGCTTTCGTGCACGTGCGCGAGGCCGCGGGCGCGCTGCGCGCCATCGAGGCCCTGCACGGCCACGAGCTCCGGCCGGGGCGCGCCCTCGTGGTGGAGATGTCGCGGCCGCGGCCTCTCAACACTTGGAAAATTTTCGTGGGGAACGTGTCGGCCGCGTGCACGAGCCAGGAGCTGCGCAGCCTCTTCGAGCGCCACGGGCCCGTCATCGAGTGTGACGTGGTCAAAG ACTATGCGTTTGTTCACATGGAAAAGGAAGCAGACGCCAAAGCCGCCATCGAGCAGCTCAACGGCAAGGAAGTGAAGGGCAAGCGCATCAACGTGGAGCTTTCCATCAAAG
- the RBM14 gene encoding RNA-binding protein 14 isoform X3: MKIFVGNVDGADTTPEELAALFSRFGTVMSCAVMKQFAFVHVREAAGALRAIEALHGHELRPGRALVVEMSRPRPLNTWKIFVGNVSAACTSQELRSLFERHGPVIECDVVKDYAFVHMEKEADAKAAIEQLNGKEVKGKRINVELSIKGMVPTGA; this comes from the exons ATGAAGATCTTTGTGGGGAACGTAGATGGGGCGGACACGACCCCGGAGGAGCTCGCGGCCCTCTTCTCGCGCTTCGGCACCGTCATGAGCTGCGCCGTCATGAAGCAGTTCGCTTTCGTGCACGTGCGCGAGGCCGCGGGCGCGCTGCGCGCCATCGAGGCCCTGCACGGCCACGAGCTCCGGCCGGGGCGCGCCCTCGTGGTGGAGATGTCGCGGCCGCGGCCTCTCAACACTTGGAAAATTTTCGTGGGGAACGTGTCGGCCGCGTGCACGAGCCAGGAGCTGCGCAGCCTCTTCGAGCGCCACGGGCCCGTCATCGAGTGTGACGTGGTCAAAG ACTATGCGTTTGTTCACATGGAAAAGGAAGCAGACGCCAAAGCCGCCATCGAGCAGCTCAACGGCAAGGAAGTGAAGGGCAAGCGCATCAACGTGGAGCTTTCCATCAAAG GTATGGTTCCAACCGGCGCTTAG
- the RBM14 gene encoding RNA-binding protein 14 isoform X2: protein MKIFVGNVDGADTTPEELAALFSRFGTVMSCAVMKQFAFVHVREAAGALRAIEALHGHELRPGRALVVEMSRPRPLNTWKIFVGNVSAACTSQELRSLFERHGPVIECDVVKGYGSPGISGSRLFCQVFWGRLWCLQFAFVLRKNGKDFKEGSGDSDFGSYLFSLGLINVRIASSPGWVLSGELRNLDL, encoded by the exons ATGAAGATCTTTGTGGGGAACGTAGATGGGGCGGACACGACCCCGGAGGAGCTCGCGGCCCTCTTCTCGCGCTTCGGCACCGTCATGAGCTGCGCCGTCATGAAGCAGTTCGCTTTCGTGCACGTGCGCGAGGCCGCGGGCGCGCTGCGCGCCATCGAGGCCCTGCACGGCCACGAGCTCCGGCCGGGGCGCGCCCTCGTGGTGGAGATGTCGCGGCCGCGGCCTCTCAACACTTGGAAAATTTTCGTGGGGAACGTGTCGGCCGCGTGCACGAGCCAGGAGCTGCGCAGCCTCTTCGAGCGCCACGGGCCCGTCATCGAGTGTGACGTGGTCAAAG GTTATGGAAGTCCAGGAATATCCGGATCCAGGCTCTTCTGCCAGGTGTTCTGGGGCAGGCTATGGTGTTTGCAGTTTGCTTTTGTattgaggaaaaatggaaaggacttCAAGGAAGGAAGTGGGGATTCTGACTTTGGCTCTTATTTGTTTTCACTCGgcttaataaatgtcagaattGCTTCTTCACCAGGGTGGGTTCTGAGTGGAGAATTGAGAAATTTGGATCTGTGA
- the RBM14 gene encoding RNA-binding protein 14 isoform X1, protein MKIFVGNVDGADTTPEELAALFSRFGTVMSCAVMKQFAFVHVREAAGALRAIEALHGHELRPGRALVVEMSRPRPLNTWKIFVGNVSAACTSQELRSLFERHGPVIECDVVKDYAFVHMEKEADAKAAIEQLNGKEVKGKRINVELSIKGQKKGPAGLAAPGEKAKKPGAGDTAFPGTGGFSATFDYQQAFGNSTTGFDGRPRQPSPPFYGRDRSPLRRSPPRASYVTPLTAQPATYRAQPSVSLGAAYRAQPSASLGVAYRTQPMTAQAASYRAQPSVSLGAPYRAQLASPGSQPGGASSLGPYGGAQPSASALTSYGAQSAAASSLTSYGAQASSLASYGNQPASYGVRAAASSYNAQSAASSLTSYGAQAASYGAQPAASSLAYGAQAASYNTQPTAASYNAQPTAASYNAQSGPYAAQPAASYSAQPAAYVAQPATAAAYAAQPAAYAAQAAGPLAGSYGAQPVVTAQLNAYGAQATMGLSGSYGAQSAAATGSYGAAAAYGAQPTAAALAAPYRTQSSAPLGSSYAAQQQPPQPAAASYRGQPGATYEGAGQPSAAYLSLSQGPVANAATSTPPPYERTRLSPPRDSYDDPYKKAAAIMSKRYGSNRRLAELSDYRRLSDSQLSFRRSPTKSSLDYRRLPDAHSDYARYSGSYSEYLRAAQMHSGYQRRL, encoded by the exons ATGAAGATCTTTGTGGGGAACGTAGATGGGGCGGACACGACCCCGGAGGAGCTCGCGGCCCTCTTCTCGCGCTTCGGCACCGTCATGAGCTGCGCCGTCATGAAGCAGTTCGCTTTCGTGCACGTGCGCGAGGCCGCGGGCGCGCTGCGCGCCATCGAGGCCCTGCACGGCCACGAGCTCCGGCCGGGGCGCGCCCTCGTGGTGGAGATGTCGCGGCCGCGGCCTCTCAACACTTGGAAAATTTTCGTGGGGAACGTGTCGGCCGCGTGCACGAGCCAGGAGCTGCGCAGCCTCTTCGAGCGCCACGGGCCCGTCATCGAGTGTGACGTGGTCAAAG ACTATGCGTTTGTTCACATGGAAAAGGAAGCAGACGCCAAAGCCGCCATCGAGCAGCTCAACGGCAAGGAAGTGAAGGGCAAGCGCATCAACGTGGAGCTTTCCATCAAAGGTCAGAAGAAGGGGCCAGCGGGCCTGGCAGCCCCTGGGGAAAAGGCCAAGAAGCCAGGGGCTGGCGACACTGCGTTCCCTGGGACTGGTGGCTTTTCCGCCACCTTTGATTACCAGCAGGCCTTCGGCAACAGCACCACCGGCTTCGATGGGCGGCCCCGGCAgccctctcctcctttctatgGCCGTGACCGCAGTCCCCTGCGCCGCTCGCCTCCCCGAGCTTCCTACGTGACCCCGCTGACTGCCCAGCCGGCCACTTACCGAGCCCAGCCTTCAGTTTCCCTGGGGGCGGCCTATAGAGCCCAACCCTCTGCTTCCTTGGGTGTTGCCTACCGGACCCAGCCCATGACAGCCCAGGCAGCCTCCTACCGGGCACAGCCTTCAGTGTCCCTGGGCGCCCCGTACCGGGCCCAGCTGGCTAGCCCTGGCTCACAGCCCGGGGGAGCTTCCTCACTTGGCCCCTACGGAGGTGCCCAGCCTTCGGCCTCGGCCCTTACTTCCTACGGGGCCCAGTCAGCCGCGGCCTCTTCTCTCACCTCCTATGGGGCACAGGCCTCCTCCCTTGCCTCATATGGGAATCAGCCAGCTTCCTATGGGGTGCGGGCTGCTGCCTCCTCTTACAACGCCCAGTCGGCAGCTTCCTCCCTGACCTCCTATGGGGCTCAGGCAGCTTCCTACGGGGCCCAGCCTGCAGCATCCTCACTTGCTTACGGGGCCCAGGCGGCCTCCTATAACACCCAGCCTACTGCAGCCTCCTATAATGCTCAGCCCACGGCAGCCTCTTACAATGCCCAGTCAGGCCCATATGCAGCCCAGCCAGCTGCTTCCTATTCTGCCCAGCCTGCTGCCTACGTGGCTCAGCCCGCTACTGCTGCAGCCTATGCCGCCCAGCCAGCCGCCTACGCGGCGCAGGCAGCGGGGCCCCTCGCCGGCTCCTACGGCGCCCAGCCGGTCGTCACAGCGCAGCTGAATGCGTATGGGGCTCAGGCCACCATGGGCCTCTCTGGCTCCTATGGGGCTCAGTCAGCTGCAGCGACCGGCTCCTATGGGGCGGCAGCTGCCTACGGCGCCCAGCCCACCGCGGCGGCCCTGGCTGCTCCCTACCGCACTCAGTCGTCGGCCCCGTTGGGTTCTTCCTATGCTGCCCAACAGCAGCCTCCCCAGCCTGCTGCTGCTTCCTACCGGGGCCAGCCAGGTGCCACCTATGAGGGGGCGGGCCAGCCGTCCGCAGCCTACCTGTCCCTGTCCCAGGGGCCTGTTGCCAACGCCGCTACCAGCACCCCGCCGCCCTATGAGCGTACCCGCCTCTCCCCACCCCGAGACAGCTACGATGATCCCTACAAAAAGGCCGCCGCCATCATGTCGAAAAG GTATGGTTCCAACCGGCGCTTAGCCGAGCTCTCTGATTACCGCCGTTTATCAGACTCGCAGCTTTCGTTCCGCCGCTCGCCGACAAAGTCCTCGCTGGATTACCGTCGCCTGCCCGATGCCCATTCCGATTACGCTCGCTATTCGGGCTCCTATAGCGAGTACCTGCGGGCAGCGCAGATGCACTCTGGCTACCAGCGCCGCCTGTAG
- the RBM14 gene encoding RNA-binding protein 14 isoform X5, whose translation MKIFVGNVDGADTTPEELAALFSRFGTVMSCAVMKQFAFVHVREAAGALRAIEALHGHELRPGRALVVEMSRPRPLNTWKIFVGNVSAACTSQELRSLFERHGPVIECDVVKGDGRVS comes from the coding sequence ATGAAGATCTTTGTGGGGAACGTAGATGGGGCGGACACGACCCCGGAGGAGCTCGCGGCCCTCTTCTCGCGCTTCGGCACCGTCATGAGCTGCGCCGTCATGAAGCAGTTCGCTTTCGTGCACGTGCGCGAGGCCGCGGGCGCGCTGCGCGCCATCGAGGCCCTGCACGGCCACGAGCTCCGGCCGGGGCGCGCCCTCGTGGTGGAGATGTCGCGGCCGCGGCCTCTCAACACTTGGAAAATTTTCGTGGGGAACGTGTCGGCCGCGTGCACGAGCCAGGAGCTGCGCAGCCTCTTCGAGCGCCACGGGCCCGTCATCGAGTGTGACGTGGTCAAAG